The genomic DNA CTTATTGCAGTGGGTGCAGAACTTGTTCAGCTCCAGTCTGCCAGTTGTGTTACGGCGGTTCTTCTGCGTGGTGTAGCGGGACACCCCATAGGATCGCTTGTCTGGATTGGTACGACATTCCGTACATTCCAGAGTGATAATAATTCGGACACCTTTAGCCATAAATTTGAACGGTTTCTACCGGGCGCGACGATTAAACACAAATTCTTATTATTTCATACGAATGCAAGCTTGTGCAAATAAAAGTGCGATCGATCGGGTTTGGGGGTGTTCTTGTCCTTACCGATCCTTAAATTCTTCGTTGAGGGCCATTGTATGCAGAGGTTTAGTCTGTGAACGTTCTAATCCTTGCGCCCCCTCAATCCCCCAATTCTGGGGGACTTCCGAACCAGTCTTCGCAGCTTGGCGGTTCTTTGAGGGTGGCGATCGCACTCATCGGAACGAACCCATTAACCAAAACCTCAGTGCTTCCCTTCGCTCTCTGCTGAAATCAGGCGTTACGCTCCGCTAAACCATCCTACGCCTACGTTTCTCCCCTGCTCCCCCGCTCCCTGCCCCCCATCCACTCATCCACTCATCCACCCATCCACTCCCCATGCTCACTGCCCAAGAAGCCGAATCCCTCATCCTTCAACTCACCCAGCCCCTCGACCCGAAAGACGATCGCGAAACCGTGGATCTTTCTGCTGCTGCCGATCGCATTCTGGCAGCTCCCGTTTCTGGAACCCAGGACTTTCCCCACTGGGATAACTCTGCGATGGATGGCTATGCGGTGCGGTATGGGGATGTGGCTCAGGGAAGCACAGAAAATCCGGTGACGCTGGACATTGTGGACGAGATTCCGGCAGGGAGTACGCCCAAAAAGACGATTCAGGTGGGGCAGGCGGCGCGAATTTTCACGGGGTCTATGCTGCCTCCCGGAGCGGATACGATCGTCATGCAGGAGGACACTCAGCGGGAGGGCGATTGGGTCAAGATTCTCACTTCCCCTAAGCCCCAGGCGTTTGTGCGGCATCGCGGGGCGTATTATCAGGCGGGTCAGCCTTTACTTCAGGCAGGGATTCGATTGAGTGGGGCGGATATTGCCGTGCTGGCGACGGCTCAGTGTCTTCAGGTTCCGGTGTATCGATCGCCCAACGTTGCCATTCTTTCGACGGGAAATGAGCTGGTGTCTCCAGGTCAACCGCTTCAGCCGGGACAGATTGTGGACTCAAATCAGGCTGCTCTTGCTGCGCTGGTGGCTCGGACGGGAGCAAAGCCGATTTGTTTGGGAATTGTGCCCGACCAGCCAGAAATCCTGAAGGCAAAAATGGCGGAGGCGATCGCATCTGCTGATCTGGTGTTGTCGTCGGGGGGCGTTTCGGTGGGGGACTACGATTATGTCGATCGGATTTTGGCGGAACTGGGGGCAGAGATCCATGTGCGATCGGTGGCAGTCAAGCCTGGAAAACCGCTGACCGTCGCCACATTTCCGAAAGCTAATTCAAATCGTCCCGTCCTCTACTTTGGGCTTCCGGGCAATCCGGTTTCCTCGCTGGTGAGCTTCTGGCGATTTGTCCAGCCTGCCCTCCGGAAATTATCGGGATTGCGGGACGGGTGGGAACCCGCGATCGTTCAGAGCAAGACGCTTCAGGATTTGCGATCGGACGGGAAGCGGGAAAGCTATGTGTGGGGACAGGTACGGTTAACCAAGGGTGAGTTTTCTTTTGAAATTGCAGGCGGTTCCCAGAGTTCAGGCAATTTGATTAACCTGGCACAGACAACTGGACTGGCGATTTTACCGATCGGACAAACCGCTATTGCAGCAGGGGAATCCGTATCGCTCCTGCTGGTGAATGGGCTGGGTTAAATGAGTAGACTGGAGGCAAAACCTTCAAGCTCTCCTCTGTCATTCCTTCCATCATTCCTTCCATGAGCCAAACCCCTGAGTTCGTTCGCCAAAGTAATTTCTTAAATCAGGAAATAATCGATCGCACCACAACAGAAGAACTGGGGCGGGTCGAAGTCCTATGGATTTACGTGCCGAAGCATCGGGTGCTGGGCTTTGTGGGGAAGGCGGGACTGCTGGGCAATAAGAAATTTGCCTTCAAGCTCGATCAGGTGCGGGCTGTGGGGGAAAGCATTGTGACGCAGGGAAGCCCTGAAGAGACAACGCCCGATCGCGTCAAGCGGCTGGAATCCTTGATGAATCACGAAGTTTGGACAGACGACGGGGAGCGGCTGGGCAAGATTACCGACTGCGTGTTTAACCTGAAGACGGGCGAAATTACCCACTATCTGTTTGTCTCCAGCGACATCTCAGGGATTTTGGGCAGCATTTATCAGGTTTCTCCCCGGTGGATTAGCAGCATTGGCGAGAGGCGGGTTTTGCTTTCGGGCACAGCAACGATCGAACCCTATCGGGAAAGCCTGCCGCAAAAGATTACCAAAACGGCTGAAAACCTGAAGGAAGAAGCAGTACAGGAATGGCGATCGATCACCCATAAAGCCACGGAACAGATTCAGCAGCTTCGATCGCAAATGAAAGAGCGGACTCAGGAAGTCTCGGAGCGGCTGAGGGAGGAGTCAGAGCGGCTGAGGGAAGAGGCGCAGGTTTTAGCAGAGCGGGCAAAGGAACAGAGTCAGACGTTGGCAGAACAGGTTAAGGAGCAGAGCCAAATTATTAGCCGCCAGCTCGAAGAGGGTATCCAAACGCTGACCGTCCAGGCAGAGGAAATTTTCGATCGCAGCGACGAGCCACAGACCCTCCAGTATTCCTACAACGAAGAGGATTTCGACTGGGATTGGGATGAACTGGACGAGGAACAAGAGGAACAATCTAACGCACAGGGCAATTCCCAGAAGCAGTCCGCCCGTCAGAGCTTCAATACCTTTGTCGATCGCAAGCAGTCTCACGGAGAAGGCGATCGCAGTCCGTCCCCTTCTACAAAAGACGCACCCAAAGTAGTTGATGCAAGTCGTTTAGTCAATCAGAAGGTTAATCCGATCGAGTCCGAAGATTCCAATCTGGATGACTTCGATTTCGACGATGACTTCTGGATGGATGAACCTGCGCCCGATCGCACCAAAGAGGAAACTGCTTCGCATCGTCCTGAATCTGTGCAATCAGAGCCAGTATCCGATCGCCCGCCTGTTGTACTGCCAAATCTCACGCTGGACGATCGATCGCCTGTCCCTCCGCCAAACCAAACGCAGGATTCCACTGATTTGGACGACGAACCCTGGATTTAGACTCTGGAAGGCGGTAAAGTCACTACATGAATCTACGACGGTGCTGCCATGAGCCAAGTTACTTCTGCGATCGAAATCCGTCCAGTAACCACACCCCAAGAGCAGGAAATGTTTCTGGATGTGCCTGCCAGGGTTTATAAAGGCGATCGCAACTGGGTTCCACCGTTTCGCAGCAGTATTGCCAAGCAGCTTGCGCCGGACAATGCCTTTCGGGAGTACGGTCGGCTTCAGGCGTTTCTTGCGATCGATCCTCAAACCGGGGAAGCTGTGGGACGCATTGTTGCCGCCGTGAACGATCGCCTGATTGCTCAGGAAGATCAGCAGGTGGGGCTGATGGGCTATTTCGAGTGTATTAACGACTTTGGGACGGCAGAGGCTCTGCTGAAAGCGGCTTGCGACTGGCTGCGAGAACAGGGAATGACGATCGCACGAGGACCGATCGACTTATTCACCCACAATCGCTGTCTATTTCTGGTGGATGGCTTCGACACATCGCCGACGATCATGATGCCCTACAACCCGCCCTACTACCGGGAGTTTGTAGAGAAGGACGGCTGGTACAAAGCCAAAGATGCCTACGCCTATGATTTTCCGATGAGCAGCACCTTGTCAGAGGAATTTGAGAAGGCATACCGGGTCGCTACCAAAGCCGGAATCACCTTTCGTCCGATCCGCACTAAGGGCGAAGCGTTTGAGCAGGATGCCATAAGCGTCTACAACCTGACAACCCAGATGTTTGCCCGCAACTACAGCGCCACTCCCCGACCCCAGGAGGAATTTTTAGAGGAAGCCCGATCGCTGCAAAGCCTGATCGATCCCGATGTGTTTCCGGTGGCAGAGCATGACGGCAAGATGATTGGCTACTGGTTTGGCTTACCGGACTACAACATTGCCCTAAAGCACGTCAACGGCAAACTCGACCTCTGGGGCACGCTGAAATTCCTCTGGTATCGCCGCAATATTGACCAGGGACGGGTGCTGCTGTTCTGCTGTCTGCCCGAATATCGTCGCAAGATGGTTCCCCTGGCGTTAATCTATCTGGGCTTGCAGGGCGGTCTGAAAAAAGGCAAACCCTATAAGCGGGCAGAACTAGGCTACGTCTACGAGGACAACATGCCTTCCCGCAAATTAATCGAGGCAACGGGGGGCAAGATCTACAAAACCTACCGAATTTATGAAAAGAATTTAGTGTAGCCGTTCAATTTGTTCGATTGCAACTTGCTATGCCGAGACGTACTTCGCCCAAGGATCTGCAAAACTGGGATGATGTCCATGACCTGGAACATATCGTCAAAGACAAACGATCGGAGAAACGGGCAACTCCCGCTAAAGGACGCAGACGCAACCGCCGCTACGAGAAGCGACTCCTCAATGGTCAGATTGATGAGCTGAACACCGATCTGGATGATCTAGAGTTGTCGCAAGGCGATCGGGCTTAACAGAAAGCCTCTTGACGAAGCCTTCACACCCTGAACGTCCTCTGACCTCTCAATTCTGGGGGGAGCCAAACCGATGCAGTCGTTCTATTTGCTATAGGCGGATCGTTATAGGCAGACCAAACTTCTCAAAGTCCTCCACCTCGCACTTTAGGCGCGGTCAAGAGCAAGCGGGGATTTAGGGGGCAGTGCCAAACCTCTGATACTTCTCAAACTATCACCTCACCTATGAAAGCACTCGTCACAGGCGCAAACGGATTTACGGGTTCCCATCTGGTTCAAGCTCTGATCGATCGCGGCTTTGAAGTCGTAGCATATGTGCGGAAGACCAGCAATTTGTCCCGTCTTGCCTCGCTGCCTGTCCAGTATGCCTACGGCGACATTACCGATCGCCCTGCCCTGGAGGCTGCCATGCAGGGAGTGCAGTGGGTGTTTCATACCGCAGCCTATGTGGAATTGGGCGTGGTGGATGCCCAGGCGATGGAGCGCATTAACGTCGAAGGAACCCGGGCGGTTCTGGCGGCGGCACAGGCAGCAAATGTGCAGAAAATGGTTTATTGCAGCACGATCGGCATCTATGGCGACACCCAGGGTAGACCGATCGATGAAACCTTTGAGCGAGAGCAGCAGGGATTTTCCTCGGCATACGATCGCACCAAATATCTGGCGCAGGAACTCGTTGATCAGGCAGCGGCAAACGGCTTTCCCGTCGTGAGCGTCATGCCCTCTGGAATTTTTGGCGCAGATGATCCCCATTTTGGTCCGGTTCTAAAAACCTTTCAGCGGGGCAAGCTCAAAGTTTGGGCGGGAGGCGATCGAATTACGGGAATCGTCCACGTCGATGATTTGGTGAGTGCGATGCTGCTAGCGACAGAAAAAGCCCCTACTGGTTCGCACTACATTATTTCCGCCGGAGAGCTTTCCACCCGCGAAATGTTTGAATTCGTCAGCCAGGAAACGGGTGTGCCTGCCCCGCGAGAAGTGCCGCCGCCGATCGTCCGCCTTGCCGGAAACCTGCTTGACCCCCTTGGACGACTGTTCTCCTGGCAACCCCCTATCAGCCGCGAACGAGTTCACTATATCTACGATCGCTGTGTGCGCGTGAAGGCAAATAAAGCACAGCAGGAATTGGGCTGGCAGCCGCGATCGGTGGAGGAGACGCTGAGGGATTGCCTCAAAGGGTAGTACATCCTGGAAAATCCCCCTAGCCCCTTAGAAAGGGGGAAACCGGACTAGGGCAGACAAACTGGTAGCAAATAAAGAGATTTACAACTCAAAGTCCCCCTCTCGTTTCTCAGGAGTGGCAAGTCAGAGAAGGGGGATTTAGGGGAATCGAATACAGGTAGCCCAACTAGCTAAACTGCCAGAGCGGACTTGCCGCAGTACTGTGACCTTCCCGCAGAATACCGTCCTCCAGCGAGGCAACCCGATCGGCTACGTCGATAATGCGCGGATCGTGTGTCACCATGACCACGGTTCGGTTGGCTTCCTTTGCCAGCTTGCGGAGCAGGGTAATCACAGCATGACCGCTGTGGGAGTCTAGAGCCGCTGTGGGTTCGTCGGCAAAGATAAACTCCGGATTTCCTGCCAGGGCACGAGCGATCGCCACCCGCTGTTTCTGACCGCCGGAGAGATCGCGGGGCAGGTTTCTTGCCTTGTCGGACAGTCCGACCTGGTCAAGCAGCAGACTGGCTTCCTGGCGAGCTTGCCGCCCTCTGATGCCTTTGAAGTTGAGGGCGATTTCAACGTTCTCCAGGGCAGTCAGCGCCGGAAACAGGTTGAACTCCTGGAAAATAAAGCCGATGTGCTTCAGGCGAAACTTTGCCAGCTGCGATCGCCCCAGACGAGTCAGATCCGTTCCCAGCAGGGAGACGCTTCCACCTGTGGGCTGAAGGATGCCGCCCAGAATGGAGAGTAGAGTAGTCTTACCGGAACCAGAAGGTCCCATTAAAAGCTGAATTTCACCGGGATAAATATCGAGATTGATATCGCTAAGCGCATGGTAAGACTGGGAGCCATTCTTAAACACCATCTCGACATCGCGCACGACGATCGCCTTTCCTCCTGCCCGACGAGCCTCCATGCCCTCGGCAAATGGCGATAATCCTCTCGATGATTCCGTAGCATTGACTTCAAAATTAGCGCGAGTCGCTGTCATCTTAGCTGTAAGCGTTGAGTGTGGGTTAGGCGGTAGGTCAACTGGGCAACACCGATAGACAACAATGCAGCCCAACAGGGGTGGAGGAGGAAGGAGAAAAAGGAAAGTTTGATTCGCTATGAGATAGCTTCAGTAGAAAAGATTGCGAATTCGGAAAGTCACTTCAGGGTGAATTGATTTACTAAAGAAACAATCTGGCATCGAAGAACAGTCTCAGGGATACGATCGCAATCTCATTGCTATATTTAGGGTGAATGAACTGGACAAGAATGATTTGAACGATAAGGATGGAAATGCAAAAGGAAAAGACAAATCCAGCTGGCGTTAATTTTCAAACTGTATTTGATCAACGTTCACATTTTTTAATATCTAATCTCATTATCGCACCTTGTTTAAAAGAGGTTTACGAACAAATTCACGATTTAAACACAATCGCTGGATCAACACGGGTAACTTTTTGAATGGCAAACAGTGCCGATCCTACGCACATCAGCAGGGTGATTCCAAAGATGGCGATCGCCGAAAAAGGCGTAATCAAAATGGCGATGCCCTGGGTTGCATAAGTCCAGGTTCCCAATCCCCAACAAAGTGCCAGACTGGGAAAATATCCCAGAATTGCCATCCAAAGGGACTGCTGAATGATGATGCTGTAGATTACTCGGTCGGGAACACCCATGGCTTTCAGCGTGGCATATTCCTTAATGTGGTCAGACACCGATGAATAAAGGATCTGCCCCACAATCACCATGCCGACAATTACGCCCACCGTTGCCCCCAAACCAAGAATGAATCCCACTCCGGTTCGTCTCACCCAGTAATTGCGGGTTCGGGTAGCCATTTCCGCACGGGTGTAGGCGCGGGTGTTGGGCAAGGTCTGGTTGAGCCGCTGCTTGAGCTGGTCGAGATCCTGCCCAGAGCGGGCACGCACCAAAATATAGCTGATGGGATCATTGGCGGCGAGGGGAGTCGGTTTAACCGAAGCGTTTCCCGGTTCAGATTCGTAGACGTTTCGGCAAAGGAACTGTCCATTGTTCATACGACAGTCTAAATTAGCGGTTCTGTTCCCGGTGGTGTAAGCTTTTGCATTTTCGAGGGAGGTGAACAAATAGGCGCTGGAGGCGATCGACTGAGAATCGCGGGTGATGCCAACCACTTTCACAGGAAGGGAACCAATTGTCGCTGTATTGCCCACCTGCTGCACGCTGAGGCTGTTGAGTCGGCTGCGATCGACCACAACCTGGTAGGGCTGCTGCACGTCTTTGAGGTTGCCGGAAAGTATCTCGAAATCGTTGAACAGTTGACCGTTGGGATCGAAGCCAAAAATCCGTACTGAGCTAATCTTGCCTTCGGGGCTGCGCCAGATTCCGCCTCCCAGCGCCAATGCTTCTGCCCGTTCAACTCCTTGAACCTGTTGAGCCTGGGACAACAAACTGGCTGGCAGCGGTAGGGTTAACTCCTGCTCCACCATGTCCTGATTCGCAACCCAGATATCCGCCGCAGAGCGATCGATTAGCAGTCCCACCGATCGAACAAATCCGCTTAAGACGCCTACCTGAATCGTCACCAGACTCACCGCAAACATAATCCCTGCCTGGGCAACCAGAAAGCGGGGAATGTCTTCAAACAAGTTCCGGCGAGCGATCGAAGCCATATCAACAGGGATATCTCGATGGAAACACGAACGGTTCTAAACCGCATCTCTTCAGTGTTAACCAGTCAAAGGCTAACGGCATCGTCTTTTCGGCTTCACCCGATCGGATGAGTATGGGAAAAGCAGTCCGGTCTCTACTATGAAACCGATTAGTAGACTCTACTGTGTTCAAGACAGCAAACCTGCCGATCTTGTGCCACTGTCTGACGAAGACTCCTGACGGCGTTAAACTGTCTACTCCTCAAGCTGTGAGCCGCTAGTTTCAGGTCAATTCTTGCTCCGCCTTGCTGCTGAAGTGTAGCTGGTGACGGGCTGATGTATCAAAACTGCCGCTCTATCAGCGTTCAACGAGCCAGGCGATAAAGCACCCCCAGAATTGCCTGCGATCGGGGTGTCAGTAGGGTACGACGATAGGCATCTGCGGCTTTTTTGATTCCTTCTGCCTGCGTGGGGTAGGGATGGATGACGCTGGAGAGTTTGCTCAGTCCAACCTTTGCCACGATCGCCGTCGTGATTTCGCTAATCATGTCTCCGGCGTGCTTAGCTACTATCGTAGCCCCCAGAATTTGATCCGCTCCGCGTCGGTAATGGATTTTGACAAAGCCCTCGGTTGCGCTGTCCGTTACGGCACGATCGACTTTCTCTAGAGGGATGACAATGGTTTCGATCGCAGTGCCCTGCTGCTGTGCCTCCCGTTCTGAAAGTCCGACCCGCGCCACTTCGGGATCGGTGTACGTCACCCAGGGCATGACCAGATCGCTCAGCTTCGATCGCCCAATGCCAAAGGGAGTAAACAAGGCATTTTTAATCACAATCCGGGCGGCAGCATCGGCGGCATGGGTAAATTTCCAGTTCATGCAGATATCGCCCGCCGCATAGATTTTGGGATTCTTGGTTTGCAGATAGTCGTTAACAAGAATGCCCCGCTGCAAGTCATACTCTACGCCCACGGCTTCCAGGTTCAGCTGCTCCACGTTGGGCGATCGTCCTGCTCCCACTAGGATTTCATCCACGGTAATCGTGGTTTCCCTGTCCTCGCTGCGATAGGTGATGGTTTTACCGGATGGGGAGCGATTGACTTGGAGAACTTCACTGTTGACAACAATCTGAATGCCATCCTGCCGAAAAATTTGCTGCACTACTTCGGCAGCGTCCGGGTCTTCCCGCGTGAGGATTTGCCCGTTTCGCTCCAGCAGCGTGACCTCTGCGCCAAATCGCCGGAATGCCTGCGCCAGTTCACAGCCGATCGGACCCGCCCCGATAACTGCTAACCGTTTGGGAAGTTTTGTCAGGCTAAAGACCGTTTCATTGGTCAGATAGCCTGCCTCTTTTAATCCGGGAATATTGGGGACTGACGCTCTCGCCCCCGTTGTAATCACCGCTTTTTTGAAACGCAGCGTTTCCCCTGCAATAGCAATCGAATTCCCGTCTAAAAACTTCGCCTCGCCCAAAAACACATCCACGCCCAGCGACTTGAACCGGGAAGCAGAATCATTGGGGCTAATCTCCGATCGAATCCGCCGCACCCGCTCCATCACCGCCGCAAAATCTACCGTGGGTTCTCCCACGCTGATCCCGTAGCCCGCCGCTTGCTTCAGGTCTGCCATCACGCGGGACGATCGCAGTAAACTCTTTGACGGTACACAGCCCACATTCAGGCAATCCCCACCCATCAAATGCCGCTCAATCAGGGCAATCTTGAGTCCCAGTCCCAGTCCTGCTGCCCCCGCAGCCACCACCAGTCCCGCCGTTCCTGCGCCAACCACCACCAGGTCATAGCAGTCCTGCGGCGTAGGATTTTGCCAGTTCAGCGGATGCACCTGAGCCACCAGGGCTTGATTATAGGCATCATCAGGAAGAATCAGCGGTTCGGAAGGGGCGGATTTGAACGATTCGGCGGCAGTCATGCGGTTCCCTCAGTCTCTGCTTCGATCCTATTGGATTACAGAACATTGGACGAGGAGAACGAGGAGAAACAGCTCCTTGCTACTCAGCCTACTCCCCCTCGATCGCTTCCGCTTCCGTCACTCCCTCGATCGCCTGACGCGCAATCCGGCTGATGATAAACGTAACGGCGATCGTTGCCAGTAGACCAATAATTCTGACCGTCCATTGCAGCCTCGCGTTCTCCGGCTGAACCGTACCGAGATTTGCCAGACTTCCAGCGATCGATCCCAGGTAGACGTAAAGCACTGTGCCCGGAATCATGCCCACGCTGCCCAGCACGTAGTCCTTCAGCGACACCCCCGTAATGCCCAGCCCGTAGTTGAGCAGGTTAAACGGAATCACTGGGGACAACCTTGCCAGCAGCACAATCTTTAAGCCCGACTGACTCACCGCCCGATCGATCGCCTGAAAACGCGGATAGTTGGCGATCTTGCGACTCACCCAGCCCCGCACCCCATAGCGACCGATCAAGAATGCCAGCGTTGCACCGATCGTGGCTCCCAGAAAGACCCATACTGATCCCCACAGCAGCCCAAACACCGCCCCAGCACCGAGCGTCAGCAGCGATCCGGGCACAAAGGCAACCGTGGCAAGACTATAAACGAGAACGAACTGAACCGCGCCCAACTTGCCCTGCTGAAGCGTTTCCAGCAGATGTTGCGCCATCTCTTGCAGAGGAACCGCTGCCAGGATCATGCCTCAGACTATGCTTCCGTCAGGGCGGGAACGGCTCCCTTGAGTTCAAAGATTCGCTCGATCACTTCTTCCACAATGCG from Leptolyngbya ohadii IS1 includes the following:
- the rpmG gene encoding 50S ribosomal protein L33; its protein translation is MAKGVRIIITLECTECRTNPDKRSYGVSRYTTQKNRRNTTGRLELNKFCTHCNKHTAHKEIK
- a CDS encoding molybdopterin molybdotransferase MoeA; protein product: MLTAQEAESLILQLTQPLDPKDDRETVDLSAAADRILAAPVSGTQDFPHWDNSAMDGYAVRYGDVAQGSTENPVTLDIVDEIPAGSTPKKTIQVGQAARIFTGSMLPPGADTIVMQEDTQREGDWVKILTSPKPQAFVRHRGAYYQAGQPLLQAGIRLSGADIAVLATAQCLQVPVYRSPNVAILSTGNELVSPGQPLQPGQIVDSNQAALAALVARTGAKPICLGIVPDQPEILKAKMAEAIASADLVLSSGGVSVGDYDYVDRILAELGAEIHVRSVAVKPGKPLTVATFPKANSNRPVLYFGLPGNPVSSLVSFWRFVQPALRKLSGLRDGWEPAIVQSKTLQDLRSDGKRESYVWGQVRLTKGEFSFEIAGGSQSSGNLINLAQTTGLAILPIGQTAIAAGESVSLLLVNGLG
- a CDS encoding PRC-barrel domain-containing protein, with the protein product MSQTPEFVRQSNFLNQEIIDRTTTEELGRVEVLWIYVPKHRVLGFVGKAGLLGNKKFAFKLDQVRAVGESIVTQGSPEETTPDRVKRLESLMNHEVWTDDGERLGKITDCVFNLKTGEITHYLFVSSDISGILGSIYQVSPRWISSIGERRVLLSGTATIEPYRESLPQKITKTAENLKEEAVQEWRSITHKATEQIQQLRSQMKERTQEVSERLREESERLREEAQVLAERAKEQSQTLAEQVKEQSQIISRQLEEGIQTLTVQAEEIFDRSDEPQTLQYSYNEEDFDWDWDELDEEQEEQSNAQGNSQKQSARQSFNTFVDRKQSHGEGDRSPSPSTKDAPKVVDASRLVNQKVNPIESEDSNLDDFDFDDDFWMDEPAPDRTKEETASHRPESVQSEPVSDRPPVVLPNLTLDDRSPVPPPNQTQDSTDLDDEPWI
- a CDS encoding NAD-dependent epimerase/dehydratase family protein, with protein sequence MKALVTGANGFTGSHLVQALIDRGFEVVAYVRKTSNLSRLASLPVQYAYGDITDRPALEAAMQGVQWVFHTAAYVELGVVDAQAMERINVEGTRAVLAAAQAANVQKMVYCSTIGIYGDTQGRPIDETFEREQQGFSSAYDRTKYLAQELVDQAAANGFPVVSVMPSGIFGADDPHFGPVLKTFQRGKLKVWAGGDRITGIVHVDDLVSAMLLATEKAPTGSHYIISAGELSTREMFEFVSQETGVPAPREVPPPIVRLAGNLLDPLGRLFSWQPPISRERVHYIYDRCVRVKANKAQQELGWQPRSVEETLRDCLKG
- a CDS encoding ABC transporter ATP-binding protein; the protein is MTATRANFEVNATESSRGLSPFAEGMEARRAGGKAIVVRDVEMVFKNGSQSYHALSDINLDIYPGEIQLLMGPSGSGKTTLLSILGGILQPTGGSVSLLGTDLTRLGRSQLAKFRLKHIGFIFQEFNLFPALTALENVEIALNFKGIRGRQARQEASLLLDQVGLSDKARNLPRDLSGGQKQRVAIARALAGNPEFIFADEPTAALDSHSGHAVITLLRKLAKEANRTVVMVTHDPRIIDVADRVASLEDGILREGHSTAASPLWQFS
- a CDS encoding ABC transporter permease; protein product: MASIARRNLFEDIPRFLVAQAGIMFAVSLVTIQVGVLSGFVRSVGLLIDRSAADIWVANQDMVEQELTLPLPASLLSQAQQVQGVERAEALALGGGIWRSPEGKISSVRIFGFDPNGQLFNDFEILSGNLKDVQQPYQVVVDRSRLNSLSVQQVGNTATIGSLPVKVVGITRDSQSIASSAYLFTSLENAKAYTTGNRTANLDCRMNNGQFLCRNVYESEPGNASVKPTPLAANDPISYILVRARSGQDLDQLKQRLNQTLPNTRAYTRAEMATRTRNYWVRRTGVGFILGLGATVGVIVGMVIVGQILYSSVSDHIKEYATLKAMGVPDRVIYSIIIQQSLWMAILGYFPSLALCWGLGTWTYATQGIAILITPFSAIAIFGITLLMCVGSALFAIQKVTRVDPAIVFKS
- a CDS encoding mercuric reductase, which codes for MTAAESFKSAPSEPLILPDDAYNQALVAQVHPLNWQNPTPQDCYDLVVVGAGTAGLVVAAGAAGLGLGLKIALIERHLMGGDCLNVGCVPSKSLLRSSRVMADLKQAAGYGISVGEPTVDFAAVMERVRRIRSEISPNDSASRFKSLGVDVFLGEAKFLDGNSIAIAGETLRFKKAVITTGARASVPNIPGLKEAGYLTNETVFSLTKLPKRLAVIGAGPIGCELAQAFRRFGAEVTLLERNGQILTREDPDAAEVVQQIFRQDGIQIVVNSEVLQVNRSPSGKTITYRSEDRETTITVDEILVGAGRSPNVEQLNLEAVGVEYDLQRGILVNDYLQTKNPKIYAAGDICMNWKFTHAADAAARIVIKNALFTPFGIGRSKLSDLVMPWVTYTDPEVARVGLSEREAQQQGTAIETIVIPLEKVDRAVTDSATEGFVKIHYRRGADQILGATIVAKHAGDMISEITTAIVAKVGLSKLSSVIHPYPTQAEGIKKAADAYRRTLLTPRSQAILGVLYRLAR
- a CDS encoding TVP38/TMEM64 family protein → MILAAVPLQEMAQHLLETLQQGKLGAVQFVLVYSLATVAFVPGSLLTLGAGAVFGLLWGSVWVFLGATIGATLAFLIGRYGVRGWVSRKIANYPRFQAIDRAVSQSGLKIVLLARLSPVIPFNLLNYGLGITGVSLKDYVLGSVGMIPGTVLYVYLGSIAGSLANLGTVQPENARLQWTVRIIGLLATIAVTFIISRIARQAIEGVTEAEAIEGE